The following proteins are co-located in the Pan troglodytes isolate AG18354 chromosome 5, NHGRI_mPanTro3-v2.0_pri, whole genome shotgun sequence genome:
- the POM121L2 gene encoding POM121-like protein 2, which yields MGSFLSKLELSPSSPAQVRTDLPERPTKRRPPQHLHQVHRVQFVHRAHPAPRYRPVRRRPNLDPANPTTWLANEAWRRFPMKKSQNSPLGPLPSDWWESYLKRTIWSLRHPRPIWSPVTIRITPLDQRVPPSTSPEDVIALAGLPPSEELADPCSKETVLRALRECRKGKGRLEEPLFPESLDSKRRSPETRPSAFKPLMKNGTLTSFVPRPGPLKRSLHSWGSDHSLTKRPNCSSMSSLASIYRGGTLSSKRNAISSSYSSSRNFSDPWKRSVLSVSFETPEWPIKKEKSCHRPYSPVPLVSDFESLGASESSGQQNQKIPQLPSSPENLVSEIPPPQLGYAVSDENLTLEKKAELQVSNNAGEDTTEVNTDPFPETWLAIQPSLSLALPSSETDLTQGANPQLENLRKMQKSLGPLASPQSTGEATSVAHSPLKTPSLLTPPGCSQSELLPGTSPDSKPTATFILLTPTSPTLPVTDTTWPPSTSQADRSPMPPDPPAPPTIQSTLLGMVSSPTSHLSASAPPDATSAHLMLKPILGPLHNSEIGSSSYSRISVTAAASSISSLSTTQGTLTPTFKPIFGSIDPLKTMPKIAPFSSKQTPPPFTHASTHHFHGLVKATSVVMSTTLASTSKDSVFKPPLDFGVVNVTSAVGNTYSVPSTCDTFLLGTAQAFRADFTPATGFIFPPHHHPTIPTVHTVTMFTQVLSSVVQISPRSSTANFRGMGSPLPASALVSTNWLASTPSISNLTPAITSPLGSSSRPPFPLSQGANPQPAFGATNGQKQGPSQPAFMPSVSSSFLFGSSAVALPTPMPTPAQPAFISTTQSALGCLTPSASTSQTPASTWSGIGSIPAGFPISQASTTGFRIVIQTHQSGAFGSVFGSRAPQPFTFGGFVTPMDCDESGIRMTGPDMSPTSGAFSIGALPSGTTSTMIPFGKGWSQNTEGLPSHRTAFSLGRGSISARKTMAPIAQNTPVPGQAKAGSSVGFGMPFPPAQGSVGRGPFRSSASSFSIGAKSKTPKNREKGHSRRHHAYKK from the coding sequence ATGGGCAGTTTCCTGAGCAAACTGGAACTTTCGCCCTCGTCCCCAGCCCAGGTGCGCACCGACTTGCCCGAGAGGCCCACGAAACGCCGGCCACCTCAGCACCTTCACCAAGTTCATCGGGTTCAGTTCGTCCACCGCGCCCACCCTGCCCCACGGTATAGACCTGTGAGGAGGCGGCCAAACCTGGATCCTGCCAATCCAACCACGTGGCTGGCCAACGAGGCTTGGAGGCGCTTTCCCATGAAGAAGTCCCAGAATTCCCCCCTGGGGCCTCTCCCTTCAGACTGGTGGGAAAGTTACTTAAAGCGGACTATTTGGTCTCTTCGACATCCCAGGCCAATTTGGAGCCCAGTGACCATCAGGATCACTCCTCTTGACCAGAGAGTGCCCCCTTCCACTTCTCCTGAAGATGTAATTGCCCTTGCAGGACTCCCACCCTCTGAGGAGCTCGCAGATCCATGTTCAAAGGAGACAGTGTTGAGGGCCCTCAGAGAGTGcagaaaagggaaagggaggTTGGAAGAACCACTATTCCCTGAGAGTCTGGACAGTAAGAGAAGGAGTCCAGAGACCAGACCATCGGCATTTAAACCCCTGATGAAAAATGGAACCCTCACTTCTTTTGTGCCCAGGCCTGGGCCGCTGAAGAGAAGTCTCCACTCCTGGGGCTCAGACCACAGCTTGACTAAGAGGCCCAATTGCTCCTCCATGAGCTCCTTGGCCAGCATATACAGAGGTGGCACCCTCAGCTCCAAAAGGAATGCTATTTCCAGCTCTTACAGCTCTTCCAGAAATTTCTCAGACCCTTGGAAGAGAAGTGTTCTCAGTGTGTCATTCGAGACACCAGAGTGgccaataaaaaaggaaaaaagttgtcATCGGCCTTACTCTCCAGTCCCACTGGTATCAGATTTTGAGTCCCTAGGAGCATCTGAAAGTTCTGGGCAGCAAAACCAGAAGATTCCACAGCTGCCGTCTAGCCCTGAGAACCTGGTGTCAGAGATCCCACCTCCCCAGCTTGGTTATGCAGTCTCTGATGAGAACTTGACTTTGGAGAAGAAAGCTGAGCTACAGGTAAGCAACAACGCAGGAGAAGATACAACTGAGGTCAACACAGACCCTTTCCCTGAGACTTGGCTTGCTATTCAGCCTTCCTTATCTCTTGCTCTGCCTTCTTCAGAAACAGATCTAACCCAGGGAGCAAATCCTCAGTTGGAAAACTTAAGAAAAATGCAGAAGTCTCTAGGTCCACTGGCCTCTCCACAGTCCACAGGAGAGGCAACCAGTGTGGCCCATTCTCCTTTGAAGACACCCAGCCTACTGACCCCACCTGGGTGCTCACAGTCAGAGCTCCTTCCAGGCACCTCTCCAGACTCAAAGCCCACAGCTACTTTCATCCTGCTGACCCCCACCTCTCCCACATTACCAGTTACTGACACCACCTGGCCGCCTTCAACCTCTCAGGCTGACAGGTCTCCCATGCCCCCAGACCCACCTGCACCACCCACCATCCAAAGTACTTTGCTTGGAATGGTGAGTAGCCCAACATCCCATCTTTCTGCATCTGCACCTCCTGATGCAACTTCTGCTCACCTCATGTTAAAACCGATTTTGGGGCCCCTGCACAACAGCGAGATTGGAAGCTCCTCATATTCCAGAATTTCAGTCACAGCTGCAGCATCTTCAATCTCTTCCCTTTCCACAACTCAGGGTACCTTAACTCCTACCTTCAAGCCTATCTTTGGCAGCATAGATCCACTTAAAACTATGCCCAAGATAGCTCCTTTCTCCTCCAAGCAGACCCCTCCTCCATTTACTCATGCTTCTACCCATCATTTCCATGGCCTGGTCAAGGCCACCTCTGTGGTCATGTCCACCACCCTAGCCAGCACATCTAAAGACTCTGTTTTTAAGCCACCTTTGGATTTTGGTGTAGTGAATGTCACCAGTGCCGTAGGCAACACTTATTCTGTCCCTTCCACTTGCGACACTTTCCTGCTTGGGACTGCTCAGGCCTTCAGGGCCGACTTCACCCCAGCCACAGGATTCATTTTCCCACCACACCACCATCCTACAATTCCTACTGTGCATACAGTCACCATGTTTACCCAGGTCCTTTCCAGTGTTGTACAGATATCCCCTAGAAGCAGCACTGCTAATTTCAGGGGTATGGGcagccctctgcctgcctctgccctaGTATCCACAAACTGGCTTGCATCAACCCCCAGCATCTCCAACCTGACTCCAGCAATCACAAGTCCCTTGGGATCAAGCTCAAGGCCACCTTTCCCACTATCCCAAGGAGCTAATCCCCAGCCTGCATTTGGTGCCACAAATGGACAGAAACAAGGGCCTTCCCAGCCAGCCTTTATGCCAAGTGTCagtagttcttttctttttgggagCTCAGCAGTGGCATTGCCAACCCCCATGCCAACTCCAGCTCAGCCAGCCTTCATTAGTACCACACAGTCAGCCTTGGGGTGTTTGACACcctcagcctccacctctcaaacCCCTGCCAGCACCTGGTCAGGCATTGGCAGCATTCCAGCAGGTTTTCCCATTAGTCAAGCTAGTACAACTGGGTTTAGAATTGTAATTCAGACCCACCAAAGTGGGGCTTTTGGCTCAGTGTTTGGCAGCAGAGCCCCACAACCTTTCACTTTTGGGGGATTCGTGACCCCTATGGACTGTGATGAGTCTGGGATCAGAATGACTGGTCCAGACATGAGCCCCACCTCTGGAGCTTTCAGCATTGGAGCATTGCCTAGTGGGACCACTAGCACCATGATCCCCTTTGGAAAAGGCTGGAGCCAGAACACTGAAGGCCTGCCCAGCCACCGCACAGCTTTTTCCTTGGGGAGAGGCAGCATTTCTGCAAGAAAGACTATGGCCCCCATTGCTCAAAACACCCCAGTCCCTGGACAAGCTAAGGCAGGCAGCAGTGTTGGCTTTGGGATGCCTTTTCCACCTGCCCAGGGCTCTGTTGGGAGAGGACCTTTTAGATCATCAGCCTCTTCATTTTCCATTGGCGCAAAATCAAAAACGCCAAAGAATCGGGAGAAAGGGCATTCCCGAAGGCATCATGCCTACAAGAAGTAG